A genomic stretch from Microtus pennsylvanicus isolate mMicPen1 chromosome 9, mMicPen1.hap1, whole genome shotgun sequence includes:
- the Lsm1 gene encoding U6 snRNA-associated Sm-like protein LSm1, protein MNYMPGTASLIEDIDKKHLVLLRDGRTLIGFLRSIDQFANLVLHQTVERIHVGKKYGDIPRGIFVVRGENVVLLGEIDLEKESDTPLQQVSIEEILEEQRVEQQTRLEAEKLKVQALKDRGLSIPRADTLDEY, encoded by the exons ATGAACTATATGCCCGGGACCGCTAGCCTCATCGAGGACATCGACA aaAAGCACTTGGTCCTACTTCGTGATGGAAGGACACTGATAGGTTTTTTAAGAAGCATTGATCAGTTTG CCAACTTAGTGCTGCATCAGACCGTAGAGCGCATTCATGTGGGCAAAAAGTACGGTGATATTCCTCGAGGGATTTTTGTGGTCAGAGGAGAAAATGTGGTCCTACTCGGAGAAATA GACTTGGAAAAGGAGAGTGACACACCCCTCCAGCAAGTGTCTATTGAAGAGATCCTAGAAGAACAGAGGGTAGAACAGCAGACCAGACTGGAGGCAGAGAAGCTGAAGGTTCAGGCCCTTAAAGATCGGGGCCTCTCCATCCCTCGAGCAGATACTCTGGATGAGTACTGA
- the Star gene encoding steroidogenic acute regulatory protein, mitochondrial, translating to MLLATFKLCAGSSYRHMRNMKGLRHQAVLAIGQELNRRTLGDASPGWISQVRRRSSLLGSQLEAALYSEQELSYIQQGEVAMQKALGILSNQEGWKKETQQENGDEVLSKVVPDVGKVFRLEVVVDQPMDRLYEELVDRMEAMGEWNPNVKEIKVLQKIGKNTIITHELAAAAAGNLVGPRDFVSVRCAKRRGSTCVLAGVATHFGEMPEQSGVIRAEHGPTCMVLHPVAGSPSKTKFTWLLSIDLKGWLPKTIINQVLSQTQMDFANHLRKRLESSPASEARC from the exons ATGTTGCTAGCCACATTTAAGCTGTGTGCTGGGAGCTCCTACAGACACATGCGGAACATGAAAG GACTGAGGCACCAAGCTGTGCTGGCCATTGGCCAGGAGCTGAACCGGAGAACACTGGGAGATGCCAGTCCTGGGTGGATCAGTCAGGTTCGGCGTCGGAGCTCACTGCTTG GTTCTCAGCTGGAAGCGGCACTCTATAGTGAGCAGGAGCTGTCCTACATCCAGCAGGGAGAGGTGGCTATGCAGAAGGCCTTGGGCATCCTCAGCAACCAGGAAGGCTGGAAGAAGGAGACCCAGCAG GAAAATGGTGATGAAGTGCTAAGTAAAGTAGTCCCGGATGTGGGCAAGGTGTTTCGGTTGGAGGTAGTGGTAGACCAGCCTATGGACAGACTCTATGAAGAACTTGTGGACCGCATGGAGGCTATGGGAGAGTGGAACCCAAACGTCAAGGAGATCAAG GTCCTGCAAAAGATCGGGAAAAACACAATCATCACCCATGAGctggctgcagcagcagcaggaaaccTGGTGGGGCCCCGTGACTTTGTGAGCGTGCGCTGTGCCAAGCGCAGAGGCTCCACCTGTGTGTTGGCAGGCGTGGCCACACATTTTGGGGAGATGCCCGAACAAAGTGGTGTCATCAG AGCTGAACACGGTCCCACCTGCATGGTGCTTCACCCAGTGGCTGGAAGTCCCTCAAAGACTAAATTCACTTGGCTCCTCAGTATTGACCTCAAG GGGTGGCTGCCGAAGACCATCATCAACCAGGTCTTATCACAAACCCAGATGGACTTTGCCAACCATCTGCGCAAGCGCCTGGAGTCCAGCCCTGCCTCTGAAGCCCGGTGTTAA